TTCGCGGAGTCATGAAAACCGGACTTAGTTTCGGTATAAGTGACGAGGATATTCCACGTGAAGCAAGGATGAATATTGACGAAGAAATTGAAAAAGCTGAGCAGGATGTTGCAGATCTTATCCGTGCATACGAGAACAAGGAACTTGATCCATTGCCCGGTCGTACCCTTGATGAGACAATTGAATTGAAGATCATGCAGACTCTCGGTAAGGCCAGAGACCATACCGGTACAATTGCAGGAAATCACCTTGGTCTTGAAAATTCCGCTGTGATTATGGCAAAATCCGGGGCTAGGGGTTCAATGTTGAACCTTACTCAGATGGCTGCCTGTGTAGGACAGCAAGCGGTACGTGGTGAACGTATACGCAGAGGTTATGCAGGTCGTACACTTCCACACTTTGACAAAGGTGACTTGGGTGCAGATGCTCACGGTTTCGTTAAAGCCAGCTACAAGAGTGGTTTGAACCCAACAGAATATTTCTTCCACTCAATTGGTGGTAGGGAAGGTCTTGTGGATACTGCGGTTCGTACTTCCCAGTCAGGTTATCTTCAACGCAGGCTTGTTAATGCTTTGCAGGATCTGGAAGTCCAGTATGATGGTTCTGTAAGGGAAACCCGTGGAGTTATTGTCCAGTTCAAGTATGGAGAGGACGGTATTGATTCCACCAAGAGTGACTACAACAATCCCGAGACGATTCACAAGATTGTTCGTTCTGTTACAGGTAAGGGGGTGGAATAATGACAATAAGCGAAGCGACAATTGAAGGTATGATAAAGGACCTTCCCATATCCAATAACCTGAAGCAGATCCTTTTGGAAGACTCCGTAAGTGTAGGTGTCACCAAAAAAGAAATGGAAGAGATTATTGAAAGGGTATTGGAAGAGTATGAAAGATCATGTGTAGAACCCTGTGAAGCCGTGGGAGTTGTCTCAGCACAGTCCATAGGTGAACCGGGTACACAGATGACAATGCGTACTTTCCACTATGCGGGTGTCGCAGAAATTAACGTTACCCTGGGTCTTCCGAGGCTTATTGAAATTGTGGATGCAAGGAAGAACCCCAGTACACCAATGATGACTGTTTATCTGGAAAATGATATTTCAGATGACAGGGACATGGCTACAAAGACCGGATGGGAAATTGAAGCCACTCATATTGATCATTTGGCGGATGTTACAACTGATCTGGCCAACATGCAGCTTGTAATTGATTTAAATGAAAGATCCATGAACAAACGTGCGATCGATGAAGAATCAATTGTTGAGAAGTTGCAGGAAAAGTTAAAGGTCAATGTTGCACCCTCCAAAACAGTCACAAATCAAATAATTGTTACTCCGGAATCTCCTTCTTACAGGGAATTACTTCAGCTTGCGAAGAAAATTAAGACAATCACCCTCAAAGGTATTGAGGGTATCAAAAGGGTTGTTATCCGTAAGAATGGTGATGAGTATACTCTCTATACTGAAGGTTCAGAACTGGCTGCAGTTCTTCAGATAGATGGTGTTGATAAGACACGAACAACTACCAATAACATCGGTGAAATTCACGATGTCTTTGGTATTGAAGCTGCCCGGAATGCAATCATTAAGGAAGCAATGGACACATTGCGTGAACAGGGTCTTTCCGTTGATATCAGGCACATAATGCTTGTTGCGGATATCATGACCTGTGACGGCGAGGTCAAACAGATTGGTCGTCACGGTATTTCCGGAGAGAAAGCCAGTGTCTTTGCCCGTGCAGCATTTGAAGTGACAGTAAATCACCTGCTTGATGCAGGTCTCCGCGGTGAAGTAGATGCCTTAAATGGTGTAACTGAAAACATCATTGTTGGGCAGCCGATCAAATTGGGTACGGGTGATGTACATCTGGTTGCCCGCAATCCTCTTGAAAACTAATACAACCAGAACATAAATATAGCGAATTGCTTATTACAAGCTCTTAAAGATGAACGAGTGATGGAATATGGATATCAATGTTGATAAAGCACTGTTGAGTGTTATAAGAACCGGCGATGTTAAGATCGGGGCTAACAGTACCATTGATGCAGTAGCAAAAGGTGAAGCTAAGATGGTGGTAGTTGCAGACAACTGCCCATTAGACTTGAAGGAGAAACTCGAAGATATAAATGTGCCTGTATACGTTTATCCGGGAACCAGCGTGGAACTTGGACGAACGGCATGTGGTAAACCATTTACCATTTCCGCACTTGCAGTTATTGATGCAGGTGAGTCGGACATACTGGCATTAATTTAAAATAGAGGGTGTTGTATTTTTGAGCGATATCAAGCTTTCAACGGATGCTATAAGATATATAGCCCTGTTTGAAAGTATGACCGGAGCGTCTATCAAGGATTGTCTTGTTGATGAAGGCAGGCTTGTATATGTGGTCAAAAATGGTGACATGGGTGCTGCAATAGGCAGACACGGCGATCACATAAACCGCTTCAAAAAAGCGGTTGACAGGCATATTGACCTGATAGAGTATTCCGAGGATCCAGTGACCTTTGTCAAAAATGCCTTTGGGACTGTGTCTGTGAAGGCAGTGAGCATAAGGTCATCAAACGGGAAAAGACAGGCTCTGGTCGAAGTGTCGGCTTCCGAGAAAGGTCTTGCTATCGGGAAAAACGGTCGAAATATTGATATGATAAAAAGGATTGTAAATCGACACCATAATATTGACGATGTGATATTGCAGTGATAAAATTCGAGGTCATCTTGATTTATAAGTTATTTGGAGGTTATTAAATGCCAAACGGGAAATATGCAGCTCATAGACTCAAATCTGTCCGCCAAAATGCAAGGTGGAGAGATTCACGCTACAGCAGGCGTACCTTAGGATTGAATGTAAAATCTGATCCACTTGGAGGTGCTCCACAGGGTCGCGGTATTGTTCTTGAGAAAGTAGGTGTTGAGGCTAAACAGCCAAACTCCGCTATCAGGAAATGTGTAAGAATTCAGCTTATCAAAAACGGAAGGCAGGCAACTGCATTCTGTCCAGGCGACGGTGCAATCAATTTCATTGATGAACACGATGAAGTAACCGTGGAAAGGATTGGTGGCCGTATGGGTGGTGCTATGGGTGATATCCCAGGTGTCCGTTTCAAAGTTATTGCCGTTAACAGTGTAAGCCTGAGGGAAATGGTAATCGGAAGGAAAGAGAAGCCAAGGAGATAATCTATGTATAAGTTATTTGACAAATGGGATATGTCCGAGGTAGAGGTTGCTGATGCTGGAATCAGGCGCTACGTGAGTCTCGAGCCAGTAATTGTTCCTAATACTTGTGGAAAACACGCAAGGCAGCAGTTCAACAAATCTGAAATTTCTATTGTTGAGCGTCTTATTAATAACATGATGCGCGGTGAACAAAACACCGGTAAAAAACAGCGTACAATCAGCATTGTTGACGAAGCTTTTGATATTATTAATTCCAAGACTGACAAAAACCCTGTACAGGTACTGGTTGAAGCAATTGCCAATGCCGGTCCACGTGAAGAAGTTGTAAGACTTAAGTACGGTGGTATTTCCGTTCCCAAAGCAGTAGATACCGCTCCCCAGAGAAGGGTTGACAATGCTCTAAGGTACATTTGTGTTGGTAGCAAGCAGGCAGCATTCAAATCCAAGCGCTCTGTCGCCAGTTGCCTTGCAGCAGAACTCATTGCAGCTTCCAACAGGGATGCAAAATGCTTCTCAATTAACCGTAAGGATGCAAAGGAAAGGGTAGCAAAGGCTGCACGTTAATCCATTATCATATTAATTACGTAGGTTTTAGATATGGGACGAAGGAAGAAAATGGTTGAGCGCGTCACAGCGCTGATGAACAGCCCGGAAATGATCAGAAACATCGGAATTGTTGCACATATTGATCACGGTAAAACCACACTTTCCGATAACCTTCTTGCTGGTGCAGGAATGATTTCCAAGGAACTTGCTGGTCGCCAGCTTTTCATGGACTCTGATGAAGAGGAACAGGAAAGGGGCATCACAATTGACTCGGCAAACGTTTCGATGGTCCACGAGTATGATGGCGAGGAATATCTCATTAACCTGATTGACACACCTGGTCACGTTGACTTTGGTGGTGACGTAACTCGTGCCATGCGTGCTGTAGACGGTGCAGTTGTAGTTATTGATGCTGTAGAAGGCACAATGCCACAGACTGAAACAGTTCTCAGGCAGGCACTTAAGGAACATGTAAAACCTGTTCTTTTCATTAACAAGGTTGACAGGCTTATCAACGAACTTCAGGTAGATGCTCAGGAAATGCAGATTCGTCTGGGCAAACTCATTGATCACGTAAACAAGCTCATTAAGGGAATGAACGAAGAGCGCTACAATGCCGGCTGGCGTGTTGATGCAGCCAATGGTACTGTTGCTTTTGGTTCCGCACTTTACAACTGGGCTATCAGTGTTCCAATGATGCAGAAGACAGGTGTTTCATTTGGCGAAGTTTATGATTACTGCCGTGCTGAAGATATGAAAGCCCTGGCAGAAAAATGCCAGCTTCATGAAGCTGTCAACGATATGGTTATCAGGCACCTTCCAAGTCCAATTGAAGCACAGGAAGATCGTGTCAGGGTTATCTGGCATGGCGACATGGACTCCAAAATAGGAACTGCTATGAAGAATGCAGACGATGATGGCGATCTCGCTTTCATGGTTACTAACATTTCCACCGATCCTCATGCCGGTGAAGTTGCCACAGGAAGACTTTTCGGTGGTTCACTCTCACGTGGTCTGGAAGTTTATGTTTCAGGTGCAGCTGGCAAGAACAGGATTCAGCAGGTCGGTATCTTCATGGGTCCAGAGAGACTTGAAGTGGAGAGGATTCCTGCAGGAAATATTGCAGCAGTTACCGGTCTTAAAGATGCAATTGTAGGTTCAACAGTTACAACACTTGAAGGCATGGATCCATTCGAGAGTATCAAACATGCAAGTGAACCTGTAGTTACAGTTGCTATCGAAGCAAAACACATGAAGGACCTTCCAAAACTTGTTGAAGTACTCAGGCAGGTTGCAAAGGAGGACCCAACACTTAAAGTTACTCTGAATGAGGAAACCGGTGAACACCTTATGGCAGGCATGGGTGAATTGCACCTTGAGGTTATTGCTCACAGGATTGAGCGTGACAAAGGTGTAGAAATTACTACCACACCACCTATTGTAGTTTACCGTGAAACCATCCGTACTACAGCAGGTCCGGTTGAAGGTAAATCACCTAACCGTCACAACAGGTTCTACGTTGTTGTTGAACCTCTTGAGCAGGCAGTAGTCGATCTCATTCGTGAAGGCGAAATTTCCATGAGACTTCCTGAACTTGAAAGAAGGGAGAAACTCATTGAGGCAGGCATGGACAAGGAAGAAGCAAAGAACATTGTTGATATCTTTGAAAGCAATGCTTACTTCGACATGACCAAAGGTATCCAGCACCTCAACGAAACCATGGAATTGATTTTGGAAGGTTTCGAGGAAGTTATGAAGGCAGGTCCTCTTTCAAGAGAACCATGTATGGGTGTAAAAGTCAAACTCATGGATGCAAAACTCCACGAGGATGCTGTCCACCGTGGTCCTGCACAGGTAATTCCTGCATCAAGGCAGGCAATTCAGGCTGCAATGCTTATGGCTGAAGACACTATGCTGGAACCATACCAGAAAGTTTTCGTCCAGGTACCACAGATGCAGATGGGTGGAGCTACAAAAGAAATCCAGGGTCGCCGCGGAATTATTATCAACATGACCTCTGAAGGAGATACCACAATTATTGAATCAAAGGCTCCGGTGTCCGAGCTCTTCGGATTTGCAGGCGATATTCGCTCTGCTACTGAAGGACGGGCAATGTGGAGTACAGAGTTTGCAGGCTTTGAAACCCTCCCAACCAACATGATCGCAGACATTGTGAAGGGAATCAGGGAAAGGAAGGGCCTGAAAGCAGAACTTCCACAGGCATCCGACTATCTGAGTATGTGAGAGAGGTCCTCTTTCTCACATTAAAAGTTGGGTTACCTGCGGAAAGGTTTAAACGTGTAAAGGACTATTAAACCACCAAAATCCAAATCAAATTTAACAGGAGAAGTTTAAATGGCTGAGAAACCACACATGAACTTAGCAGTTATCGGTCACATTGACCACGGAAAGTCCACACTTGTAGGAAGACTCATGTTCGAGACTGGCGCAGTACCAGCTCACCTCATTGAGAAATACAAGGCAGAAGCAAAAGAGAAAGGTAAAGAATCCTTTGCATTCGCATGGGTAATGGACTCCCTCAAGGAAGAACGTGAGAGGGGTATCACCATCGATATCGCACACAAGAGATTCGACACCGACAAGTACTACTTCACTATCGTAGACTGTCCAGGTCACCGTGACTTCGTCAAGAACATGATTACCGGTGCTTCCCAGGCAGATGCAGCAATTCTCGTAGTTGCAGCACCTGATGGAGTAATGGCCCAGACCAAGGAACACGTTTTCCTTTCCAGGACCCTCGGTATCAATCAGTTGATCATTGCAGTTAACAAGATGGATGCAGCAGACTACAGCGAAGACAGATACAACGCTGTCAAGGAAGAAGTATCCCAACTTCTCGGTATGGTCGGTTTCAAGGCTTCCGAGATTCCATTCATTCCAACTTCTGCATTCGAAGGTGACAACATCTCCGAGAAGAGCGCAAACACACCATGGTACACAGGTCCTTCAATCCTTGAGTCCCTCAACGCACTTGTAGAACCTGAAAAGCCAGACACTCTTCCACTCCGTATCCCAGTTCAGGATGCATACTCCATTTCCGGTATTGGTACCGTCCCAGTAGGACGTGTCGAAACCGGTGTTATGAAGAAAGGTGACAATGTTATCTTTAACCCAAGTGGCGCAACCGGTGAGGTAAAATCCATTGAAATGCACCACGAAGAAGTCCCACAGGCTGTACCTGGTGACAACATTGGATGGAACGTCAGGGGTATCGGTAAGGGTGATGTAAGACGTGGTGACGTCTGTGGTCCAACTGCAAACCCACCAAGTGTTGCAGACGAATTCGTCGGTCAGATTGTAGTGCTTCAGCACCCATCAGCAATCACCGTGGGTTACACACCTGTATTCCACTGTCACACAACCCAGACAGCATGTACTCTCATGTCTATCGACAAGAAACTTGATCCAAAATCCGGTCAGGTTAAGGAAGAGAACCCAACATTCATCAAAGCTGGTGATGCAGCAATCGTTACCATCAAGCCAACAAGGCCAATGGTTATCGAGCCTGTAAAAGAAATCCCACAGCTCGGAAGGTTCGCTATCCGTGATATGGGTATGACCATTGCTGCTGGCATGTGCATGAGTGTTAAACAGAAATAACACTCTCAACCTTTTTTCAGGTTGGGGATTATCATGGCACAGAAAGCAAGAATAAGATTGTCAGGTATCAGTCCGGTAGATCTGGATGGTGTCTGCGAGCAAGTTAAAGCTATTGCAGAACGTACCGGTGTTAGTATTTCCGGTCCGGTGCCTCTGCCTACCAAAAAAATGGTAGTACCTACCCGCAAGAGTCCTAGCGGTGACGGTACTGCGACTTGGGATCACTGGGAGATGCGTGTCCACAAAAGGCTGATTGACATTGCAGCCGACGAACGCGCATTGCGTCAGTTAATGCGCATTCAGGTTCCCAAAGACATCAACATTGAAATCGTACTTCAGGCTTAATTCAGGGGCAAAGTCCTCTGATTCCTTTTTTATTTTCTTTATTTCGATTAGTTAACTATATCTAGAAATTCATTTATTATTACAGTGGTGATTTTATGGTAACTGAACCTCAGGATGAAAATGAGAAACTTGTCTATAAAGCATTGAAAGAATCCGAAAAACCCATGAGGCCAGGTGATGTGGCAAAAGAAACAGGTCTTGATAGTAAAGTTGTCAGTCAAGCCATTAAAGCTCTGAAAAACAGGGGACTTGTCTGCTCTCCCAAAAGATGCTATTACGGACCTTCAGATGAGTAATTTCTTATCCTTTTTTAGTGCAGGGGAGGGATACGGTGAAAGTCGTCCCGACACCCGGCTCGCTTTCCACTTCTATTTTTCCTCCATGCATTTCAACGAAACTTTTCACGAGACTAAGCCCCAGGCCGGTTCCCTGATACTTTCTATTCAGGGATGAATCAAGCTGCCAGAATGGCTCAAAAATCTCTTTCATATAAGTATTATCAATCCCGATTCCTGTATCACTGATTGATATCATAAGATTGTCTTTTTCCTTTACTGAGTTGATATACACAGAGTGGCCGGGTTCTGTGAACTTTATTGCGTTGTCTATCAAATTGTAGAGTATTTCTTCTACTTTTGTTTTGTCAGCGCATATTTCTCCAATTGCGATATCCATAGTATTCTTTATGTCAATGTTTTTGCTTCTTGCAATTATATTGAATGAATTTATTTGGGCATTTAGTACTTTCCTGTAATCAAAACAACTTAATGTGAAATCTGTGTTGCCGCTCTCAATATAAGACATTTCCAGAATTGAGTCTATTAGCTCAAGAAGATGCTGGCCGCTTTTCAAAACATTGTCAAGGTAACGTCTCTGTTTATCATTAATTTTGCCGGGTCGCTCAGTCTTCAGTACTTCAGAAAAACCAATTACAGAATTTAACGGAGTTCGCAACTCATGACTCATGGTTGTAATAAATTGATCCTTTGTACGGTTCGCTTCTTCTGCAAGGATTTTTGCCTTTATGAGATTGTTTTCAAACTCCCTCTTTTTTGTAATGTCCTCTCCCGCAAGCATTATCCCGGAAATATTCTCTTCCTGATCAATATATGCCGAATATTTCCACTCAATGAGCAATTCCTTGCGATTAAAATTCAAGATCCTATTTTCAGAGCTTGCAAATTTGTATTTACTGTCTAATATATCCCGGAAAATAATTTTGGATTGTTCGAGATCTTCAGGGAACTTCATAAGATCGAACCAGTTGCTTCCGAGAAGCCATTTTCTGGTGTACCCAAGTGTTTCGCATGCTTTCTGATTTACAAGGCGAATATTAAAATCAGTGTCAAGAACGAAAATAATTACCCCGGCGATGTCCAGATACCTGTTTGCTCTTTCCTTTTCAACCTGGAGTTGTTTCTCAACTTTTTTCAATTTACCAATATCAACCATTACACCGTTAAGTCCTACCACCTGATCATTTTCAAATATTGGTTTTGATGAGGTATGGACATATTTAATGTTCCCCGTCTTGTCAATAATGCGAAACATATACGGATTGTATACTCCGGCAATAGTTCTGCTCATGTCCTGAAGAAGGCCTTCCAAATCATCCGGGTGGACATAACGGGCAAAATTCGTACCAATTACTTCTTCAGGCTTGTAGCCGGTTATCCTCTCAATTGCAGGGTTTATGTATGTAAACACGCCGGTTCCGTCAACTGAAAAAACAACGTCATTTAGTGTGTTAACATGCTGCTGGATAAACGTTTCCAGATTATCAATTTTGCTTTCGAGGCTCTTAATTCGTTCTTCATCAATTCCCGCACAACTCAAAGAAGCCGTATTCTCATTAATATTATGATATTCAGATGCAGACACGTTTTTATCCCCTCGTATAACAATAGGTGTATGATTGTGAGCAACAAAAATACAATTACAATCATTTTATGGAAGTTTAAGTATATATGTCCTGTGTAGGATAAGTTTATATCCGGACATTAACTATAAAACAGAAGCTGATGGGCCTGTAGTGTAGAGGATATCACTTAAGCCTCCGGAGCTTAGAACCCGGGTTCGATTCCCGGCAGGCCCGCTAAAATTGATTTGTTTATATTAAATACAATATAATTTACAAAGGTGTTCTCTTATTTTGTGGCAGAGATGTATCCTGTAGACTTCAGGGTTTGGTATGTCAAAAATAACAACTCCCTGAGTGTGCCAGGAAACATTGTTAATGAGACCTTTTTCTTCCATATCATCCACAAAAAAGCGTGCCTTGCTGTAATCAAGGTTCTGTCTCCAGTCACCGACGCGCATTTTTGATCCGCCTCTGAGACTTAATTCCAGTTCATCAAGACCAAATTTGTAGAGGTCAAACCATTGCAGGTCATCCTTCTCGGATTTTATGCGCCCCTTCTTGGTATCTTCCTGCATCATTTTCACGATAAGGTCGATGTCAGTTGATTTCAAGACGTTATTGTTAATTTTTTCAAGGTAAAGGTCAATCTCTTCCATCTTGTATCCTCTTGAATTTATGGATGCTTCTATTATAATTGAGATAAAAGATGGCTTAATCTAGATAAGGGTTTCTTAATGTCTTTGCCGAAAAGGACATAACTTTTACAGTTGTAGTTTATGTGATATGCCGGGGGGTTTACCATAGTTGATATAAGCATAAAGATAGGTGGTGCCGCAGGTCAGGGCATCCAGACAATAGGTACGGTTCTTTCAAAAACCTTCTTAAGAGATGGTTTCCATGTTTTTGGGAGTCAGTTTTACCTTTCCCGCGTGAGAGGTGGACACAACTTTTTCCAGATTCGTGTAAGTGATCATCCTGTTCAAGCCATAAAAGAAGAACTGGATATTTTAGTTGCGCTTGATGAAGCATCCATTACGCAGCATCTTGAAGAGGTGCAGGATGGATTTGTTGTTGCTGATGAGGCTGCAGTAAATGATACGACTCCGGAAAATGTTATTTCTATCCCATTTGTTGACATAGCAAAGGAAGTCAGCGGGAATAAGCTATTTTCCAATACTGTCGCAGTAGGTGCGGTTTTCGGTATTCTTTGCTATGATCTTTCATGCCTCAATACTCTACTCTCAGAGATTTTCGAGAAGAAGGGCGAGGAAATAATTGAGAAAAACATTGCTGCTGCAAAGGCTGGCTATGATTATGTGCAGGATGGGAAGTTTAAAGGGGTTTGCAAATTTGATTTAACCCCCAATCCTGTTGATGGAAGGATACTGATCGATGGAAATGATGCAGTTGGGTTTGGTGCACTGGCAGCAGGAGTGCAATTGGTTTCTTCTTATCCAATGACACCTTCAACGGGTGTCATGACTTTTGTGGCAAAATATGCTGATCGTTTCAATGCCATAGTAGAGCAGGCAGAGGACGAAGTTGCAGCCCTAAACATGGCAATAGGTGCTTCCTTTGCAGGTGTAAGGGCAATGACTACGACTTCAGGCGGGGGATTCTGTCTCATGACCGAAGCCCTTGGGCTTGCAGGAATGACAGAAACCCCTGTAGTAGTTTTCCTATCCCAGCGCCCTGGGCCGGCAACAGGTCTTCCCACAATGACCGAGCAGGCTGACCTTCAATTTGCTCTTCATGCAGCACAGGGAGAGATACCGAGATGTATTCTTGCTCCCAGAACTCCAAGGGATGCTTTTTACCAGACAATGCGGGCATTCAATATTGCGGACAAGTATCAGATACCTGTCATTCTCATGAGTGATCAGTATCTTGCGGATGCATTGTTTACATACGAGAATTTTGATCTTTCTCATGTAACAATTGAAAGGCATTTGCTATCTGACAGGGAATTAAAGAAGATGGGGGACTATCGCCGTTATGAGATTACCGATTCCGGAATTTCCCCAAGGGCACTGCCGGGTCAGGCAGGTGTGCTTGTGGTGGCTGATAGTGACGAACATAATGAAGAAGGCCACATTGACCAGACTATTGAAAACAGAATACGCATGAATGAAAAAAGGCTGAGAAAACTTGATGGCCTGAAGGAAGATATGCAGCTACCGATCATCCATGGTCTGGAGAATGCGGACATTTCCCTGATTGGCTGGGGTTCCACATTCGGCCCACTTGCCGAGGCGGTGGATATTCTCAATGAGGATGAAGTTTCCATAAATCTTGTTCATTTCAGTGATATTTATCCGCTCCACGAGGGTGATATCGGACTTCTGATGGATGGACTAAACCATACTGTATGTGTGGAAAATAACGCCACAGGACAATTCGCTCAGCTCCTGCGCACGGAACTCGGTTTTGAAGTTAGTGACAAGATACTGCGCTACGATGGTCTGCCGTTTACTCCAAAGTCGATAATAAGGGAACTTGAAGAGAAGGAGGTGGTCTGAGGATGGTAACTCTTGACGATTACAAAGCAGGTGACACTGAGTGGTGTCCCGGATGTGGCAATTTCAGCATACTTGCAGCAGTCAAAAAAGCACTTGTGAGTCTTGACAAGGAACCGCATGAAGTCTTGATGGTTTCTGGAATCGGACAATCAGGCAAGCTTCCGCACTACCTGAAGTGTAACACTTTCAATGGCTTACATGGGCGCACTCTTCCTCCGGCAACAGGGGCCAAACTGGCAAATCCTGAACTTACGGTTATTGCAGTAGGGGGGGACGGTGATTCCTACGGTGAAGGTGGAAATCACTTCATCCATGCCCTTCGCCGGAATCCTGATATTACTCTTATTGCTCATGATAACCAGATCTACGGCCTTACAAAGGGGCAGGCTTCTCCGACGAGTGAACCGGGAATGAAAACCAAAATACAGACACATGGAGTTATCAATACACCTTTCAATCCTCTGGCTGTGGCTATTTCTCTTGGTTGTACCTTCGTTTCCCGTGGTTTTGCCGGTGACATCGAACACCTGTCTTCATTGATTGCGGAAGCAGTTGAACATCCCGGTTTTTCTCTGGTGGACATCCTGCAACCCTGTATTAGCTTCAATAAACTCAATACATACAGCTGGTACAAGGAAAGGGTCTATAAGCTGGAAGATGAGGGCTATGATCCCACCGATCGTATCAAAGCCTTCGAGAAAACACTGGAATGGGGAGAACGTATTCCTACAGGTGTGTTCTACAAACATGATTCGACAAGCTTTGAATCCAAACAGCCAGTGCTTGAAAAGGGCCCACTTGTGAAGCAGAAATATGATCCTGAAGAACTCATTGATGTCATGAAGAGCTTCATGTGAGGATTTATGGCCACTCAAAACAGGCTTGCCGGGGAAAGCAGCCCTTATCTCCGGCAGCATGCTAACAATCCTGTAGACTGGTATCCGTGGTCTGATGAGGCGTTTGAGAAAGCCCTGAGTCTGGATATTCCTGTTTTCCTTTCAATAGGATATTCCTCCTGTCATTGGTGTCATGTGATGGCCGAGGAATCCTTTGAGGATAAGAAAGTTGCAGCTCTGCTGAATTCCCATTTTATTTCAATAAAGGTGGATAGGGAAGAAAGGCCAGATGTTGATGATTTTTACATGGATGCATGTCAGGCAATGACCGGAAGGGG
This genomic stretch from Methanohalophilus levihalophilus harbors:
- the rpoA2 gene encoding DNA-directed RNA polymerase subunit A''; protein product: MIKDLPISNNLKQILLEDSVSVGVTKKEMEEIIERVLEEYERSCVEPCEAVGVVSAQSIGEPGTQMTMRTFHYAGVAEINVTLGLPRLIEIVDARKNPSTPMMTVYLENDISDDRDMATKTGWEIEATHIDHLADVTTDLANMQLVIDLNERSMNKRAIDEESIVEKLQEKLKVNVAPSKTVTNQIIVTPESPSYRELLQLAKKIKTITLKGIEGIKRVVIRKNGDEYTLYTEGSELAAVLQIDGVDKTRTTTNNIGEIHDVFGIEAARNAIIKEAMDTLREQGLSVDIRHIMLVADIMTCDGEVKQIGRHGISGEKASVFARAAFEVTVNHLLDAGLRGEVDALNGVTENIIVGQPIKLGTGDVHLVARNPLEN
- a CDS encoding 50S ribosomal protein L30e; the encoded protein is MDINVDKALLSVIRTGDVKIGANSTIDAVAKGEAKMVVVADNCPLDLKEKLEDINVPVYVYPGTSVELGRTACGKPFTISALAVIDAGESDILALI
- a CDS encoding NusA-like transcription termination signal-binding factor — protein: MSDIKLSTDAIRYIALFESMTGASIKDCLVDEGRLVYVVKNGDMGAAIGRHGDHINRFKKAVDRHIDLIEYSEDPVTFVKNAFGTVSVKAVSIRSSNGKRQALVEVSASEKGLAIGKNGRNIDMIKRIVNRHHNIDDVILQ
- a CDS encoding 30S ribosomal protein S12, with the translated sequence MPNGKYAAHRLKSVRQNARWRDSRYSRRTLGLNVKSDPLGGAPQGRGIVLEKVGVEAKQPNSAIRKCVRIQLIKNGRQATAFCPGDGAINFIDEHDEVTVERIGGRMGGAMGDIPGVRFKVIAVNSVSLREMVIGRKEKPRR
- a CDS encoding 30S ribosomal protein S7, with product MYKLFDKWDMSEVEVADAGIRRYVSLEPVIVPNTCGKHARQQFNKSEISIVERLINNMMRGEQNTGKKQRTISIVDEAFDIINSKTDKNPVQVLVEAIANAGPREEVVRLKYGGISVPKAVDTAPQRRVDNALRYICVGSKQAAFKSKRSVASCLAAELIAASNRDAKCFSINRKDAKERVAKAAR
- a CDS encoding elongation factor EF-2; protein product: MGRRKKMVERVTALMNSPEMIRNIGIVAHIDHGKTTLSDNLLAGAGMISKELAGRQLFMDSDEEEQERGITIDSANVSMVHEYDGEEYLINLIDTPGHVDFGGDVTRAMRAVDGAVVVIDAVEGTMPQTETVLRQALKEHVKPVLFINKVDRLINELQVDAQEMQIRLGKLIDHVNKLIKGMNEERYNAGWRVDAANGTVAFGSALYNWAISVPMMQKTGVSFGEVYDYCRAEDMKALAEKCQLHEAVNDMVIRHLPSPIEAQEDRVRVIWHGDMDSKIGTAMKNADDDGDLAFMVTNISTDPHAGEVATGRLFGGSLSRGLEVYVSGAAGKNRIQQVGIFMGPERLEVERIPAGNIAAVTGLKDAIVGSTVTTLEGMDPFESIKHASEPVVTVAIEAKHMKDLPKLVEVLRQVAKEDPTLKVTLNEETGEHLMAGMGELHLEVIAHRIERDKGVEITTTPPIVVYRETIRTTAGPVEGKSPNRHNRFYVVVEPLEQAVVDLIREGEISMRLPELERREKLIEAGMDKEEAKNIVDIFESNAYFDMTKGIQHLNETMELILEGFEEVMKAGPLSREPCMGVKVKLMDAKLHEDAVHRGPAQVIPASRQAIQAAMLMAEDTMLEPYQKVFVQVPQMQMGGATKEIQGRRGIIINMTSEGDTTIIESKAPVSELFGFAGDIRSATEGRAMWSTEFAGFETLPTNMIADIVKGIRERKGLKAELPQASDYLSM
- the tuf gene encoding translation elongation factor EF-1 subunit alpha, giving the protein MAEKPHMNLAVIGHIDHGKSTLVGRLMFETGAVPAHLIEKYKAEAKEKGKESFAFAWVMDSLKEERERGITIDIAHKRFDTDKYYFTIVDCPGHRDFVKNMITGASQADAAILVVAAPDGVMAQTKEHVFLSRTLGINQLIIAVNKMDAADYSEDRYNAVKEEVSQLLGMVGFKASEIPFIPTSAFEGDNISEKSANTPWYTGPSILESLNALVEPEKPDTLPLRIPVQDAYSISGIGTVPVGRVETGVMKKGDNVIFNPSGATGEVKSIEMHHEEVPQAVPGDNIGWNVRGIGKGDVRRGDVCGPTANPPSVADEFVGQIVVLQHPSAITVGYTPVFHCHTTQTACTLMSIDKKLDPKSGQVKEENPTFIKAGDAAIVTIKPTRPMVIEPVKEIPQLGRFAIRDMGMTIAAGMCMSVKQK
- the rpsJ gene encoding 30S ribosomal protein S10 — protein: MAQKARIRLSGISPVDLDGVCEQVKAIAERTGVSISGPVPLPTKKMVVPTRKSPSGDGTATWDHWEMRVHKRLIDIAADERALRQLMRIQVPKDINIEIVLQA
- a CDS encoding helix-turn-helix transcriptional regulator, with product MVTEPQDENEKLVYKALKESEKPMRPGDVAKETGLDSKVVSQAIKALKNRGLVCSPKRCYYGPSDE